TGTCTTGATAAATTTGAAAAATGAGGATAAAGATGCCTTAAAAGGCATCTAGAAAGAAAGTTCTACAAAAATCCTTAGGAGTAATCGAAACAAAGCTTATTTTGTTCCATCTGATTTATTACATCAGATAATTTATTCTATCTAAAAATTTTTATTTAAAGATATTTTTTTTATAAATTATTGATAAAAAATCTCTTAGCTACAATAAGTAACACTTATAGACTTATCTCAAACCGACATTAATCATCTGTCATTTGACACTGCAAAACCGATTCACCTCATCTGTGCAAGATAAAACAATCAAATATTTTAATCTAAAAAATTGTAAAAATATTTAAATTCAAGACTTAGGGCGAAATACTTTAATATTTTTTTCATTCGCCTCTATATAATGACCTCCGATAAGATCAATACAATAAGGGATAGCAGGAAAAACTGCCTCTAAGCATTCCCTGATACTTTTTGGCTTGCCTGGAAGATTGACAATAAGGCTTTGCCCCCTAATACCTGCAGTCTGCCTTGAGAGAATTGCAGTAGGCACATACTTTAGACTAGTCTGACGCATCAACTCTCCAAAACCTGGCATCATTTTCTCACACACTCCAAATGTAGCTTCAGGGGTAACATCTCGTACAGCAGGACCTGTGCCTCCTGTGGTGACCACAAGATCACATTTTTCAAAATCACAAAGTTCAATCAGAGCTTTTTCAATATGTTTTTGTTCATCTTCAATAAGGCGATAAGCATACTCACACGGATTTAAAATATATTCCCCGATCACTTCTTTGATAGCCTCCCCGCTTAAATCTTCATAAATACCGCTAAAAGCCCTATCGCTTGCCACAACAATGCCAATTTTTATTTTATCCACTGATTTCCTTTCCAAATTTATTGATCCAAAGAAGCACTTCATTGGGATTATTTAAATCCAATATCGGAATATTTTTAGGAATGATTTCAAGATTGCAAACACTTGTATCAATTGCAAACGCGTCGCTAAAATCAATATAAGCTACATCAATCATATCTCTAGCTACACAGATTCTTGGCAAAGAAAGCTCTTTCAAGCCCTCCACAAAAATATAATCTTTGTCAAAAAATACTCTACATAGCCAATCAATTTCTTTATTTTGATGTGCAATGATAGTAGTTTTTGATGGAGATACAACAGCAACATCTGCTCCTTGATGAAAAAATCGATAGCTATCTTTGCCTTCTGTGTCAAATACTGCCTTATTTTTGGGGTCGTGTTTAAAAACAGCGACCTTATAAGAACAAGCTAGTGTCTGAATGATCTTTTCTATTAAAGTTGTTTTCCCGCTATTGCTTCTCCCTGTAAAAGCCACAATTTTTGGCATTACGACAAAATACCACTTCCAGGTAAAAGATGGCTCCTTTCTTGAGCATAAAATCTCTTGCCGCCTTTAATGTCATACTTCCAAATGGGCGCTTTATGTTTAAAATCCTCTATAAATACATCATATATTTCCAAAGCAGGTTTTCTTTGAGATGACATTACTGCTGCCATATAGGAACTTTCAGTATTCCTGACATCTCCTCTTGAATGTGCCATTTTCAAAAAAACACCCCGCGCGTTTGCCTTTTCTTCCCAAGAATGGAACCATTTTAAAAAAAGAGGTTCATAGATATCAAAACTCAAACCCTCCATTCCGTTTTCATTCCGAACAATTCCGATAAAGAGACAAAATGCTCCAAAATTTCTTTTTTTAGCTTCTTCTTCCCAATTTTTATGGATCTCTAAAGTGGGCAAAGCCCCCTCATAAATTTCAAGCATATAATCCACACCCACCACAAACAGGAGGTAACACGACGATTTTATCACCATCTTTTAATGGTGTATCAGCCTCTTCTATTAAAACATCATTGATAGCAATTGCACTCATTGGAAGCCATTTAGAAATACTTTTTATTTCTTGAAGCTTGATTTTAAGCTCAGAAAGACTATGAACATTAAACTCCATTTTTTGCTCCCCGATTGGTCCTAAAAATTCCACTGATATCATAACAGCTCCTCATAAAAAATTTTTAAAAAGCAAAACTTCAACTTCATCGCCTTTTCTCAAAGCCCCTCCATTTTCTTCTAAAGCAACAAGCCCGCTATTCCCACATAAATTATTTACAACTGAACTTTGCAAAACTCTCTTAGAAGAAAAAGAGACTTCATATCTACCTTCCTTGACTTCTAAATCACAGACGCGAAATTCCATCCTTGAATCTGTTCTTAAAATATCCTCTTTCAAAAATGCTTTAATAAAATGATGTTGGTAGGATTTTTGAAACATTTTGGCAAAAATAACACTACCAAACAAATAAAATGTAATAGCTGCAGAATTTGGAAAGCCAGCCAAAGCAAGTAAAGGTTTTTTTTGTGCTCCATAATGATAAAGTGCGTATGAAATAGGCTTTCCAGGTTTAATCCTGACTCCTTTGAATATAATTTCACAAATTTGTGCCATTGCTTCTTGGGTAAAATCATAATCCCCCATACTCATCCCCCCAGTTGTAAGCAAAATATCACAATCCAAAAAAGCTTGAGACATCATCGCAACAATCTTTTCTTTATCATCAGGCATTATCGGATAAAGAATACCTTCTCCACCCATTGATGCAACCATTGCCTTTAAAAGATGGTTATTAACGCTCCGAACACAATTTTTAACTTTCACTTCCTGACCCACTTCAACAATCTCAGCCCCGCCACTCAAAATTCCAACTCTAGGCTTTCTGAAAACCTCTATAAAAACTCGATTTAAATCTGCTAACAACCCTATTTCATAAGGACTGATGAGGGTTCCTTTTTGAAGAAGCATATCACCCTTAGCATAGTTTTCCCCTATCTGTCTCACCCAATCACCTTTTTTAGGTGAAGTAACTTGAGGGTTTAAAAATATCCTCCCATCTTTGCAAAAAACAGACTCAACAATGATGAGCGTATCACTATTTTTAGGCATTCTCGAACCCGTGAAAGTTTTAATAGCCATTTTCGGGTTTAATTCTAGTTCTCTTTCATCGCCTGCAGGATTGTCTCCTTGCAAAATCAAACCCTCTGAATACAATAAGTCGATATCTTCGTATCTAAAAGCATAACCATCCATACTTGAAGTGGGAAATTTGGGCATATTTTCTTCTGCTACAATATCTTCGCCCAATGTTCTGCCTAAAGCATCACTGAAAACAATCTTCTCTTTTCCAATTGCATTGATGGGAACATCTTGAAGAATTTGAAGTGCCTCATAAAAACTAATATGTTTATGCATTTTAAAGCAAATGCCCAAGTTTTGATTTTTTTGTCGCCAAATATTTTTCATTATGGCAATTGCTTGGCACAATAATGCTGTCTCTTATAACCTCTACATATTGCGACATTGCAGTTATTTTTCGGGGATTATTGGTAAGTAAGCGGATTTTTTTAATCCCGTAATATTTCAAAATATCTCCGACAATCGAATAATCTCGATTATCACTTTTAAAACCAAGCGCTTCATTAGCTTCAACGGTATCATAACCCTTATCTTGCAGAGCATAGGCATTGACTTTATTAAATAAGCCTATCCCTCTACCCTCCTGACGCAAATAAATCAACATACCGCCTTGACCCTCCTTTGAGCTTTGAGTGATTTTTTCTAGCGCCATAGCCAATTCTCCACCACAATCGCATTTTTGCGAGCCAAATACGTCCCCCGTCAAGCATTCTGAATGCACACGCACAAGAGGAATTTCTACAATAGGATCAGTAAAAGCAACCAAATGCTCAATAGGACATCTGCAATCATTTTCAACCCTGAATTCTCTAAACGATTGTATAAAAAAATCCCCAAAACGCGTAGGAAGCTTAGCACGATTTGAAACTTCAAACTTTTCCAAAAATATCCTTTATTAAACTTTTTACAATTATATAACAAATAAAATATATTCATTGACAGAATTAAAATCTGTAACTAAAACTTACCCCCAAAGGCGAAGCATAAGCATGAAGCTCATTTTTATTCTTTACTCCAAACAGCTTTCCCAACCTTAAATCTCTGATGACAAAGCCTATAGGATCCATTAGTGCAACCAATGTATATCCCAAAACCCGCGAACCAAATAATCTTCCTTGATTGGATTGAATATAACGCGTGAGCTGATAAAAAGCTTCTCCAAATATTGAGCCCATCGCAGGTGTATAAATCAAATCCTGCCAACTAGGAATCTCAACAAAAGCTTCAATGCCATACTCCCAAAAAAATGCAGATGTTACAAATGAAAAAAGAGCCGACTCTGCCCAACTATACCCTGCCATTCGGGGTTGCATATAATAAACAGCACCAAAATAAGGGTGAGCAACACCATTTAGCCAAAAATTATCGTCATCTACTGCTGGAGCAATTTTAACATCTTGCAGCCAACTCCTAAAGCCAAATCTCTCCCGATCCCAATTGGTCACACTCTCAGGCATCAAATAAAGACCTGTTATGCCTACCAACAATCCCACGCCTAAAATTCCTGCACTTGTCCCCAAATATTTACCCTTACTATCGGGTACATAATAGTAAGGATTTCCAGAATGATCTCTTTGATCAGGAAAATGCCAGCCGTTAAAATCGCGATGTTTGAGCGTATCTTCCAATTGCGTTCCAAACAAACTTGTAGCAATGCAAATAACGAACAAAAATCTAAAGATATGCAACTTTTGCTCCTCAATTATACGTCTAATTGTTTCAATATAAATTTTATCTTATAAGCATAAATGGTTGTATATGCAAATATTTAATATAGATTGATAAAATTTGAGAAAATAATATCAAGGAATTATCTAAATGGCGATAATTGGAAAATTTTACTCGCTTATGCATTTGTTTCAAAAAACAGAAGAATTACAAGCTTTACGCGATTATCTTAGCAATGCTACAAATACCGATCACGCCATATACCAGCGTATCTTAAATACACCCTTAAACACTGAAAATAAATTTGAGCTAAGTGCAGGAATGTATTGCATTGAACAAAGTTATGGGTTAAAAAATCCTGAAAATGCCTTTTATGAAACCCATCAAAACTATATAGATTTTCAATTAGTAGTGCGCGGGATGGAATTTTTTGAAATTGGCGACTCGGGGGATTTTAAAGTTAAATTTCCCTATGACTCAAAAAAAGATTTAATCGTTTATGAAAAAAGCCTCAAAACTTCAAAAATCCGACTAGATGAAGGAACTTTGGCAATATTTTTTGAATCTGATGTGCATGCCGGCGGACTTTATGATCAAAATCCCGATGAAATTATTTTTAAAAGTGTCGTCAAAGTACCTAAAAAACTAATCAAACTTAAACTTTAAGGTCTTTTATGAAATCAATTATCTTACCTCTTTTACTCTTAAGCTCTTTGAATGCTCAAACCCTTGAAGGTCTATATAAAACTCAATCTTTCTTGTATATCAAAAGCTCTTTTGTCGAATTTTTTAAACTCAACGGAAAATATTACGCTTATGCCATTGCAAATGAAAATAACTCTCCTCCTAGAAAGGATTCTAACAATCCTAATCCTAATCTTAGGAATCGAAGTGATAAAGGTGTTGTATTCTTGTATAATCTAGTTCAAACTGCCCCAAATACCTATGAGAACGGAAAAGTTTATAATTTTTATGATGGAAGAACTTATTATGTCACCATTCATCAAGAAGAAAATGGAGATTTAGACTTTTTCGTCAGTATTTACAAAAAAAGCATTATCGGAAAAAGTTTTTTATGGAAACATATCGATGATAAATCCCTAGAAGAAAAACACATCAAAAAACCCGATTTTAATGAAGTTCTAAAAACCATCTCTCAAATCAATCCTTAAACGCTTTCTATCCATTTTTGAGCAATCCGAACGGCATTCGTTGCCGCACCCACGCGGATTTGATCAGCCACACACCATAAATGCAAGATTTTTTTATCATAAAGATCGTTTCTAATCCTGCCCACATAAGTTTCATCAGTATCTGTAGCTAAAATAGGCATCGGGTATAAACTTTCTTCAGGTTTATCGACTACAACGATATTTGGCGCTTCTTTAAGAATTTTCCTAGCTCTTGTTGCCTCAATTTCTTTGGAAAAACGAATTGTAATAGCTTCGCTATGGCTTCTAAGAACAGGGACCCGCACACAAGTAGCACTTAGAGCAAAATCGCTATGAAGTATTTTATTACTTTCTTTAACCATTTTGATTTCTTCTTTTGTATAGTCATTGGGCATAAAAACATCGATATGAGGAATGAGATTTAATGCAATTCGATGCGGGAATGCTTTGGATTCGCAAGCCTCAAGTTCAAAAGCAAAAAACTTCTGCATTTGCATCACCAATTCTTCCATACCCTTTTTACCCGCCCCACTAACGGCCTGATAAGTGCTCACATCTACTCTTTGAATGTCAAAAACACGATGCAAAGGTGCAAGCACTTGCACCATTTGGATCGTCGAACAATTCGGATTGGCAATAATGCCTTTTTGCTTCCAAAGTGCAATATCTTCAGGATTAACCTCAGGAACCACCAAAGGAACATCAGGATCCATACGGAAATGACTTGTATTATCAATCACAAGTGCTCCTGCCTTAACTGCACTTGGAGCAAATTCTGCACTTACATTCCCTCCGGCTGAAAAAAATGCTATTTCAACGCCTTCTTGCTTAAAAATATCGTGAGTTGTTTCTAAAATTCTATACGATTTTCCAAAAAACTCTATTTCATTTCCCGCACTTTTTGAGCTTGCAAGGGGAACTAATTTTTTAATAGGAAAATTCCGCTCCTCTAAAACTTTAAAAAGCTCCTCTCCAACAGCACCGCTTGCACCCACAACCGCCACAACATATTTTTTCATCATTGCCCTTTTCTGGAATTAAACTCTATGATTATACATTATTTAAAATTTCTATAGAATCTGTTTTCTTCCAAAGCCAAATCAAGCATTTCTCTATCACCCAAACTATCTCCATAGGCATAGATTTTATGATAATGATTCAAATCAAAATTTTCTTTAATCCTCTTGACTTTTTGCTCTCCATAGCAATTTAAAGTCACAAATTTCCCGCTAAGTTTCCCCTCACACACCTCCAAGATCGTCCCGATGCATTGAATATTAAGTTCATCGCACAAAGGCTTGAGATATTCTTCAAAACTTGCACTTACCAATACCACTTTATCCCCACAATCCTGATGCCATCGGATTCTTTGCAGGGCAGAGTCTTTTAAAGTTACTCGCAACACAGGCAAAAACTCTTCGCATTTTTTTAAAAAATCTTTTTTTGCATAACCTGCAAAAAAATACCTGCTCAACATTTCTTTAGCAAATGAGTTACCCAATATACCAAACTTAAATCCAAGCAAAATATGTAAATTTTTCAAAATCCCAAAATAAAATCTTTTTTTTCCAACCAAAAATCTCACAAATAAAAACAAGCTATCCTTTTTACTTATGGTACCATCAAAATCAAAAAATGCGATATTCACTTAAGATTCTTTGTATTTTTGTATTCTTTATACGCCTCTATCAACATATCTTTATCTTTATAAAGTGGTGTCCAACCAAGAATTTTGTGAGTATGAGAAATATCAAGCACATATTCTTCATCGGCAATTTTATATTGCTCATCATACATTATTTCAAACCCTATTTTGCCAAAAATTTCCAAGATTTTTTTAACCATATGTGCATTAGTAGGAATAAGAATGGATCTTGAACCGATTTCTTGAATTATCTCAGCAAGTAAAGTCTTGATGGGGGGGGGGGCATCACTCCCAAGATTAAACGCCTCATTGGGCAATGTTCCTTTTTGGATACACAACAAAACAGCTTTGGCACAATCAAGTGCGCTTACCATTTGATAACAATTTTCTCCTTTTCCAATCATAGGCACAGGGAGATTTTTTGCCATCAAAGCAAAAAGTTTATTTAAAATGCCAAATCTTCCTTTCCCCACAATCATACGCGGTCTGAAAATACTGATCTGAAAACCTTGTTTTCGATAAGATTCGCAGATTTTTTCACTTTCAAGTTTGCTTTTTCCATAATAGCCAAAAGGATTCTTAGGATGGTTTAAATCAATGGGCAAATACTGCGGTTTGCCATACACCATATCAGTGCTAAAATAAATAAGATTTTTGCAACTATCCCTTTGCATCGCTTTAAGAAGCCTTTCTGTACCTTCTGTATTTAATGCATAAAAATATTTTTCTCTTTGATTTTTTGGAGGTTTGAGGTGATATTGTCTAGCAGCTAAGTGAATGACAATATCATCAGGATGAAATGTAAAATCAAAATCTTGGGTTAGATCAATCTTAAAAAATTGAGTCTTTTGCTCATTTGGGTAAGCAATATCCAAATTGATGACCTCATACCCACTTTCCAAAAGTAAATCAATAACATAACCACCTAAAAATCCACTTCCCCCAATAACAACACACCTCATAGCCTACCCCTTTGCAACACTTAAAAATACAAGTCCAACACAAATAAAAATAATACCAATGATTTTATTGAAATCCAAAGGCTCTCCAAAAATAAAATAAGCTAAAATCGCAGTCAAAATAAAACCTAAGCTTAAAAATGGGTAAGCAATACTTACATTAACTTTTGACAAAACTATCATCCAAGTCAATACACTAATGCCATAACAAAAAAGCCCGCCCCATAAATAAATATTTGCCAAACTTTTCAAAATAAGCTCCAGACTCAAATGCAACTCTCCAAGAGTGGTCATTCCCTTCTTGATAAAGAGTTGAGCAAAGGCGTTCAAAGCAACTGAAAATAAT
The nucleotide sequence above comes from Helicobacter sp. 12S02232-10. Encoded proteins:
- a CDS encoding MoaD/ThiS family protein — protein: MISVEFLGPIGEQKMEFNVHSLSELKIKLQEIKSISKWLPMSAIAINDVLIEEADTPLKDGDKIVVLPPVCGGCGLYA
- a CDS encoding HAD-IB family hydrolase, coding for MNIAFFDFDGTISKKDSLFLFVRFLVGKKRFYFGILKNLHILLGFKFGILGNSFAKEMLSRYFFAGYAKKDFLKKCEEFLPVLRVTLKDSALQRIRWHQDCGDKVVLVSASFEEYLKPLCDELNIQCIGTILEVCEGKLSGKFVTLNCYGEQKVKRIKENFDLNHYHKIYAYGDSLGDREMLDLALEENRFYRNFK
- a CDS encoding YhcH/YjgK/YiaL family protein, yielding MAIIGKFYSLMHLFQKTEELQALRDYLSNATNTDHAIYQRILNTPLNTENKFELSAGMYCIEQSYGLKNPENAFYETHQNYIDFQLVVRGMEFFEIGDSGDFKVKFPYDSKKDLIVYEKSLKTSKIRLDEGTLAIFFESDVHAGGLYDQNPDEIIFKSVVKVPKKLIKLKL
- a CDS encoding DUF2147 domain-containing protein — protein: MKSIILPLLLLSSLNAQTLEGLYKTQSFLYIKSSFVEFFKLNGKYYAYAIANENNSPPRKDSNNPNPNLRNRSDKGVVFLYNLVQTAPNTYENGKVYNFYDGRTYYVTIHQEENGDLDFFVSIYKKSIIGKSFLWKHIDDKSLEEKHIKKPDFNEVLKTISQINP
- a CDS encoding aspartate-semialdehyde dehydrogenase: MKKYVVAVVGASGAVGEELFKVLEERNFPIKKLVPLASSKSAGNEIEFFGKSYRILETTHDIFKQEGVEIAFFSAGGNVSAEFAPSAVKAGALVIDNTSHFRMDPDVPLVVPEVNPEDIALWKQKGIIANPNCSTIQMVQVLAPLHRVFDIQRVDVSTYQAVSGAGKKGMEELVMQMQKFFAFELEACESKAFPHRIALNLIPHIDVFMPNDYTKEEIKMVKESNKILHSDFALSATCVRVPVLRSHSEAITIRFSKEIEATRARKILKEAPNIVVVDKPEESLYPMPILATDTDETYVGRIRNDLYDKKILHLWCVADQIRVGAATNAVRIAQKWIESV
- a CDS encoding DUF3943 domain-containing protein produces the protein MHIFRFLFVICIATSLFGTQLEDTLKHRDFNGWHFPDQRDHSGNPYYYVPDSKGKYLGTSAGILGVGLLVGITGLYLMPESVTNWDRERFGFRSWLQDVKIAPAVDDDNFWLNGVAHPYFGAVYYMQPRMAGYSWAESALFSFVTSAFFWEYGIEAFVEIPSWQDLIYTPAMGSIFGEAFYQLTRYIQSNQGRLFGSRVLGYTLVALMDPIGFVIRDLRLGKLFGVKNKNELHAYASPLGVSFSYRF
- the mog gene encoding molybdopterin adenylyltransferase, whose protein sequence is MDKIKIGIVVASDRAFSGIYEDLSGEAIKEVIGEYILNPCEYAYRLIEDEQKHIEKALIELCDFEKCDLVVTTGGTGPAVRDVTPEATFGVCEKMMPGFGELMRQTSLKYVPTAILSRQTAGIRGQSLIVNLPGKPKSIRECLEAVFPAIPYCIDLIGGHYIEANEKNIKVFRPKS
- the ribA gene encoding GTP cyclohydrolase II, whose product is MEKFEVSNRAKLPTRFGDFFIQSFREFRVENDCRCPIEHLVAFTDPIVEIPLVRVHSECLTGDVFGSQKCDCGGELAMALEKITQSSKEGQGGMLIYLRQEGRGIGLFNKVNAYALQDKGYDTVEANEALGFKSDNRDYSIVGDILKYYGIKKIRLLTNNPRKITAMSQYVEVIRDSIIVPSNCHNEKYLATKKSKLGHLL
- a CDS encoding NAD(P)-dependent oxidoreductase; amino-acid sequence: MRCVVIGGSGFLGGYVIDLLLESGYEVINLDIAYPNEQKTQFFKIDLTQDFDFTFHPDDIVIHLAARQYHLKPPKNQREKYFYALNTEGTERLLKAMQRDSCKNLIYFSTDMVYGKPQYLPIDLNHPKNPFGYYGKSKLESEKICESYRKQGFQISIFRPRMIVGKGRFGILNKLFALMAKNLPVPMIGKGENCYQMVSALDCAKAVLLCIQKGTLPNEAFNLGSDAPPPIKTLLAEIIQEIGSRSILIPTNAHMVKKILEIFGKIGFEIMYDEQYKIADEEYVLDISHTHKILGWTPLYKDKDMLIEAYKEYKNTKNLK
- a CDS encoding molybdenum cofactor biosynthesis protein MoaE; translated protein: MLEIYEGALPTLEIHKNWEEEAKKRNFGAFCLFIGIVRNENGMEGLSFDIYEPLFLKWFHSWEEKANARGVFLKMAHSRGDVRNTESSYMAAVMSSQRKPALEIYDVFIEDFKHKAPIWKYDIKGGKRFYAQERSHLLPGSGILS
- the mobB gene encoding molybdopterin-guanine dinucleotide biosynthesis protein B, with translation MPKIVAFTGRSNSGKTTLIEKIIQTLACSYKVAVFKHDPKNKAVFDTEGKDSYRFFHQGADVAVVSPSKTTIIAHQNKEIDWLCRVFFDKDYIFVEGLKELSLPRICVARDMIDVAYIDFSDAFAIDTSVCNLEIIPKNIPILDLNNPNEVLLWINKFGKEISG
- a CDS encoding molybdopterin molybdotransferase MoeA, yielding MKNIWRQKNQNLGICFKMHKHISFYEALQILQDVPINAIGKEKIVFSDALGRTLGEDIVAEENMPKFPTSSMDGYAFRYEDIDLLYSEGLILQGDNPAGDERELELNPKMAIKTFTGSRMPKNSDTLIIVESVFCKDGRIFLNPQVTSPKKGDWVRQIGENYAKGDMLLQKGTLISPYEIGLLADLNRVFIEVFRKPRVGILSGGAEIVEVGQEVKVKNCVRSVNNHLLKAMVASMGGEGILYPIMPDDKEKIVAMMSQAFLDCDILLTTGGMSMGDYDFTQEAMAQICEIIFKGVRIKPGKPISYALYHYGAQKKPLLALAGFPNSAAITFYLFGSVIFAKMFQKSYQHHFIKAFLKEDILRTDSRMEFRVCDLEVKEGRYEVSFSSKRVLQSSVVNNLCGNSGLVALEENGGALRKGDEVEVLLFKNFL
- a CDS encoding EamA family transporter codes for the protein MIKFIPLILFSVALNAFAQLFIKKGMTTLGELHLSLELILKSLANIYLWGGLFCYGISVLTWMIVLSKVNVSIAYPFLSLGFILTAILAYFIFGEPLDFNKIIGIIFICVGLVFLSVAKG